The Egibacteraceae bacterium genome segment CCCTTCAGCAGGGCGCCCGCGCCGATCTCCAGCGCCCGTTGCGCGGCAGCTGTGTCCGTCGAGAAGTACGGGGCACCGAGTCCGGCGGCGAAGATCACCAGCCGGCCCTTCTCCAGGTGGCGGATCGCCCGTCGCCTGATGTAGGGCTCCGCCAGCTGGGACATCGTCACCGCCGACTGCACCCGGGTCTGCAGGCCCTCCTTCTCGCACGCATCCTGCAGCGCCAGGGCGTTGATGACCGTGGCGAGCATGCCCATGTTGTCCGCGCTGGAGCGGTCCATGCCGCCTGCCTGGGGTGACGCGCCCCGGAAGATGTTCCCGCCGCCGACGACCACCCCCATCTCCAACCCCCCGCTGGTGACGTCGGCGAGCTGGCGGGCCACGGAGCGGACGAGCGGCGGGCTGATGGTGGTCGAGGAATCCGAGAACGCCTCGCCGCCCAGCTTCAACAGCACCCGCCCATACTTCGCATCACCACGCACCAGCGTCATCCACTCCCCGGGTCGGCCCGTCGGCATCGTATAGGGAGCACGCCCCACGGGTCGCAGCCAACGGTCGGACGCGCCAGATCACCGGCGGCGCCCCATCGGTCGGACGCGCGAGAGCAGCGGCGGCGCCCCATCGGTCGCAGGCGCGGACGCGCGAGACCAGCGGCGGCGCCCCATCGGTCGCAGGCGACTAAAGGGGTTTCTGGGAGCCGGAGACCGATGGGGTGCCGCCGTACCAGGTGGGCGCCGCCGCACCAGGAGCCCGATGGGGCGCCGCCGCCGACACCGTGATCAGGCGCCGACCTGGTACCGGACGAACCGTCCCACCTCGATCTTCTCACCGCTGGTGCGCTGGAACTCGGCGAGCAGGTCGGCCACGGTGCGCGAGTCGTCCTTCACGAACGGCTGGTTGAGCAGCACCTTGTCCTTGTAGAAGGACTTGATCTTGCCCTCCACGATCTTCTCGACGATGTGGTCGGGCTTGCCCTCCTCACGGGCCTGCCGCTCCACGAAACCGCGCTCGGCGTCCAGAACGGCCTGGTCGACCTGGTCCTCGCTGACCACCTGGGGCTTCATCGCCGCGATGTGCAGCGCCACATCGTGGGCGAGCTGGCGAAAGGCCTCGCCCTTCGCCACGAAGTCGGTCTCGCAGTTCAGCTCGAGCAGCACACCCTGCTTGGCCGGCAGACCTGGGCTCGGCGTGTGCAGGTAGGCGTGCACCAGCCCCTCGGAGGCGGTGCGCTCACCGACCCGGCCCTCCATCTTGGCCCCGGTTCGCTCACGGACGAGCTCGGCGGCCTTGTCGAAGTCGCCGTCGGCATCGGTCAATGCCCGCTTGCAGTCCATCATCCCCGCGCCGGTGGCATCGCGGAGCTTCTTCACATCGGCAGCGGTGAAATCGGACACGAGGACTCCTTCGGTGATTCGGTGTGCGCGCGCGGCGGGGCGGAGGGGCGGTCAGGCTCCGGCGGTCGCCGGCGGTTCCTGGGGGCTCTCCGGCGCCACGTCCGTGTGTTCCTGTGGCGCCGGTTCGGCGTCGGGCTGGTCACCGGCCTGAGCGGCCTGCGCAGGTGCGTCCGGCGCCGCGCCCTCTGAGGCAGCCTCCCCCGACGCACCGTCGGAGACCTCGCCGCCCGCCGCTGCGGCGGCCTGGCGGGCCTCCTCGCGCTGCAGGGCGATCTCCCACTCCGCGAGGGGCTCACCCTCTTCTTGTGCTGGGGTTCCCGGCGCCGGCTTCTGTGCGGCGGCAGCGGCAGCGGCGGCCTGCTCGGCGACGACGTCGTCGGCGCTGCGGCTGGCGCGCTGCACGTAGCCCTCGGCGCAGGCGTCCGCCATGATGCGGGTCAGCAGCGCGCCCGAGCGGATCGCGTCGTCGTTGCCCGGGATGACGTACTGGATCTCGTCGGGGTCGCAGTTGGTGTCGACCACCGCGACGACCGGGATGTTCAGGCGGTTGGCCTCCTTGACGGCGATGTGCTCCTTGACCGTGTCGACCACCCACATGGCGGCGGGCACCTTGCCCATGCCCCGGATGCCGCCGAGGTTGCGCTCCAGCTTCTCCCGCTCGCGCTGGAGGGTCAGGACCTCCTTCTTCGGGAGCAGCTCCATGGTCCCGGCCTGCTCCATCTCCTCGAGCTCGCTGAGGCGACGCAGCCGCTGCTTGATGGTCTCGAAGTTGGTCAGCATCCCCCCGAGCCAGCGGTAGTTGACGTAGGGCATGCCGACGCGCTGGGCCTGCTGCTCGATGGCTTCCTGCGCCTGCTTCTTCGTGCCGACGAACAGCACCGTGCCCCCCTTGGCGACGGTGTCGCGCAAGAAGTTGTACGACTGCTCCAGCATGCCGATGGTCTGCTGGATGTCGATGATGTAGATGCCGTTGCGCTCGCTGAAGATGAAGCGCTTCATCTTCGGGTTCCAACGACGGGTCTGATGTCCGAAATGGACACCGGCCTCGAGCAGCTCGCGCATGCTCACGACGGCCATGGGTGGTCCTTCCTGTGGGCGCGGGTGCACCGCGCGTTGCGGTTGGTCCTCGCGCACGCCGACTTGGACCGCCCGTCCGTCACGGCGGGCAGCACCGCGAAGTTCCTGCGGCGCGCGCTGTGTAGTGGTGTGTCGCCTGTCACGACACCAAGATGGCCCGGCGAGCCGGACCGCTGTCGAGCATACCGCGCCCGGTCGGTGACCGCGAGACGTCAGCGCGGGAGCCGCACGAGGTGGGGCCGCCAGCGCCCGAGCAGCCGCAAGGGGTCGATGTACTCGTCATCCAGCCTGGCGCCCCAGTCCAGGTGCTCGACGCGGGCAGCCAACCGCCCCAGCTCCTGGCCGGCCGCGACACGCTGGCCGGCGGTCACCCCACGCGGGTCGAGTGTCCCGTAGGTGGTGTCGAGGCCTCCGCCGTGATCGACGGTCACCCAGCCCCGTCGCGCCACCGTGCCCGAGAACGTGACCGTTCCCGCCAGGGCGGCCACGACGGGTGTGCCCGGCACCGCCGCGATGTCCACACCCCGGTGACCCGCCCCGTAGCGCCTGGTCGGCGGGTCGAAGGGCCGGACGATGGGGCCGTCGACGGGCAGCACCGCCCGGGCCGAGCCCGTGGTCCGGCGGCTGTCCGCCTCGACCGCCGACGGCGCGTGCACCGCCAGCACCCCCAGCACACCCAGCGCCGCGACCAAGCCCGCTGCCACCCTGCGCATACGCCACCTCCCACGGCGACGCTAGCCAAGGGACGAGCTCCTCATGCGGGCCGTCTGCCAGCCTGTGGAAATCGGCCGCGGGCACCGGGGGGTGGGGGATGGGCAAGCTCCGGCGATTCACCGGTCAGCTGGCGATGCGCTCCATCACCTTTGCCCGCAGGCCGAGCACGGCCTTGGTGTGGATCTGGCACACCCGCGACTCGGTGACGCCGAGGATCTCGCCGACCTGCGCGAGCGTCAGGCCCTCGAAGTAGTAGAGGACCAGGACGGTCTTCTCCCGTTCGCTCATGCGGCCGAGGGCCTCAGCGAGGATCGCCTTCATCTCGACGTCCTCGTAGCGCGTCTCGGGGTTGACCGCACGGGGGTCCTGCAGCGAGTCGACCAGCGCCTGGCGGTCGTGGTCGTCGCCGGACATCGTGTCGTCCAGCGCGACCAGGGACACCAGCGACACCTGCGTCAGGGTCTGGCGCAGGTCGTCGACGCTGATCTCCAGCTCTCCGGCGAGCTCGGATTCGGTGGGTGTGCGTCGCAACCGGGTTTCCAGAGCCGCCAGCGCGCGTTCCACGTTGCGGGCCTTCGCCCGGACGCTGCGGGGCACCCAGTCGATCGAGCGCAGCTCGTCGATGATGGCGCCCTTGATCCGCGTGATGGCGTAGGTCTCGAACTTGACGGCCTTGGCCAGGTCGAACTTCTCGATGGCGTCGATCAGGCCGAACATCCCGTAGCTCACCAGGTCGGCGTGCTCGATGGTGGAGGGCAGGCCGACCGAGACGCGTCCGGCCACGTACTTGACCAGTGGCGAGTACTGCAGGATCAGACGCTCGCGGGTCGCGGGGTCGCCCGTCTCCTTGTAGTGCTCCCAGAGCGCCACGACGGCAGGGTCGTGCGACGGCCGGCCGAGGCCGGCAGCGTCAGGAGGCGAGCTCGACATCGTGAACCCTTGACCCCTCACGCACGAGGATGCGCGTGCTCATAGCTGGCTCGCAGGTGCTCCCGCGACAGGTGAGTGTAGTTTTGCGTGGTCGAGAGGGCAACGTGGCCCAGCAGCTCCTGGACGCTGCGCAGGTCGGCTCCCCCCTCCAACAGGTGCGTGGCATAGCTGTGTCGCAACGTGTGTGGGCCTACCGTGCCGAGGCCCGCCTCCTGTGCCGCGCGCGCCACCACCGAGTAGGCACCTCGCGGTGACAGGCGCTCCCCCCGGGTGTTGAGGAAGACCGCCGCCGTGGCTGTGCCCGCTGCGCTCGCGGCGAGGACGTCCGGACGCCCGCCGCTCAGCCACCGTTCCAGGGCCCGGCAGGCCGGCTCGCCGAGGGGCACCAGGCGCTGCTTGTCGCCCTTGCCGTGCAGCAGGGCGCTCGCCGCCACGAGATCCACCCCGTCGGTGTCGAGGCCGACGGCCTCGCTGACCCGCGCACCGCTGGCGTACAGGAGCTCCAGGAGCGCCCGGTCGCGCAGGCCCATGGGCGTCGTGGGGTCCGGTGCGTCCAGGAGCGCCCGCGCCTGGTCCGCGCGCAGCACCCGGGGCAGGACCCGCCCCGACCGGGGGGTGCCGAGCGCGGCGGACGGATCGCTGTGCACGAGCCCCTGGCGGACGAGCCAGCCGAAGAAGCTGCGCACCGAGGCCGCCTTGCGCGCCACCGAGGCGCGCGCATAGTCCCCGTCGAGGAGGGCTGCCAGGTAGCGCCGCAAGACGAGCGGCTCGACCTCGTCAGGGTCGTCGATCGCGAACCCGGCGCAGAAGCCGGCCAGCTGGCGGGCGTCGCGCGTGTAGGCAGCGACGCTGTGGGCGGCGAGCATGCGCTCGTCGCGCAGGTGGACGCGGTACTCCTCCACGGCATGGCTCCACGCCGGAGGCATCCGGTCGGGGAGCTGCACGCGGTCTCCAGGGTCATGGGCTGATGAGGTCCCAGCGTCGCACAGTTCGCTCCGCGAAACCATCGCCGGGGCTCCCAGCCGCCCACCGCCGGCACGCCGGGTAGGGTCGGGTCATGGACCAGACGTCCACGACCCCTGCCCCCCCGGCCGCCGCCGGGGCGCGCCGCACCCGTCGCCGGTGGCTCGTCGCGGGCGGGGCGGTCCTGGTCGTGCTGGTCGCCGTGGTCGTGGTCTGGCGACTGGCGGGCGGTGGTGACCTGCAGCGGATCGCCGGGGCGGCCGACGCGACCCTGGCCGCGGAAAGCGCCCGGGTGGCCGTGGTCGCCACGGTCGAAGGTGTGCCGATCCTGGGCCCGTTCACGCTGACCGTCGCCGAGGGCGAGCTGGACCTGGCCGAGCAGCGGGCCCATCTGCGCCGCGAGGTCCCGGATGTGTCGGCGATCCCCCTGCTGAACCGCCTGCTGCCCGAAGCGGTGGAGATCCTCCACGACGGCACGCAGGCGTACTTGCGCCTCCCGATCGGGGGTGAGCGGACCTGGGTGCGGCTCGGCGAGGCCGCCGAGGGCAGCGACGGTCCGGCGATCGCCGCTCCCGGACTCACGAACCCGGCCGCGGCCCTCGCGCTGCTGCGTG includes the following:
- the pyrH gene encoding UMP kinase, producing the protein MLLKLGGEAFSDSSTTISPPLVRSVARQLADVTSGGLEMGVVVGGGNIFRGASPQAGGMDRSSADNMGMLATVINALALQDACEKEGLQTRVQSAVTMSQLAEPYIRRRAIRHLEKGRLVIFAAGLGAPYFSTDTAAAQRALEIGAGALLKGTKVDGVYDRDPHVDAAAKRFASLTYFDVLSRGLRVMDATAISLCMDHALPIIVFDLFTEGNISRAVAGEAIGTLVHAVAEQ
- a CDS encoding translation elongation factor Ts, which gives rise to MSDFTAADVKKLRDATGAGMMDCKRALTDADGDFDKAAELVRERTGAKMEGRVGERTASEGLVHAYLHTPSPGLPAKQGVLLELNCETDFVAKGEAFRQLAHDVALHIAAMKPQVVSEDQVDQAVLDAERGFVERQAREEGKPDHIVEKIVEGKIKSFYKDKVLLNQPFVKDDSRTVADLLAEFQRTSGEKIEVGRFVRYQVGA
- the rpsB gene encoding 30S ribosomal protein S2: MAVVSMRELLEAGVHFGHQTRRWNPKMKRFIFSERNGIYIIDIQQTIGMLEQSYNFLRDTVAKGGTVLFVGTKKQAQEAIEQQAQRVGMPYVNYRWLGGMLTNFETIKQRLRRLSELEEMEQAGTMELLPKKEVLTLQREREKLERNLGGIRGMGKVPAAMWVVDTVKEHIAVKEANRLNIPVVAVVDTNCDPDEIQYVIPGNDDAIRSGALLTRIMADACAEGYVQRASRSADDVVAEQAAAAAAAAQKPAPGTPAQEEGEPLAEWEIALQREEARQAAAAAGGEVSDGASGEAASEGAAPDAPAQAAQAGDQPDAEPAPQEHTDVAPESPQEPPATAGA
- a CDS encoding M23 family metallopeptidase, whose product is MRRVAAGLVAALGVLGVLAVHAPSAVEADSRRTTGSARAVLPVDGPIVRPFDPPTRRYGAGHRGVDIAAVPGTPVVAALAGTVTFSGTVARRGWVTVDHGGGLDTTYGTLDPRGVTAGQRVAAGQELGRLAARVEHLDWGARLDDEYIDPLRLLGRWRPHLVRLPR
- the whiG gene encoding RNA polymerase sigma factor WhiG — protein: MSSSPPDAAGLGRPSHDPAVVALWEHYKETGDPATRERLILQYSPLVKYVAGRVSVGLPSTIEHADLVSYGMFGLIDAIEKFDLAKAVKFETYAITRIKGAIIDELRSIDWVPRSVRAKARNVERALAALETRLRRTPTESELAGELEISVDDLRQTLTQVSLVSLVALDDTMSGDDHDRQALVDSLQDPRAVNPETRYEDVEMKAILAEALGRMSEREKTVLVLYYFEGLTLAQVGEILGVTESRVCQIHTKAVLGLRAKVMERIAS
- a CDS encoding tyrosine recombinase, producing the protein MQLPDRMPPAWSHAVEEYRVHLRDERMLAAHSVAAYTRDARQLAGFCAGFAIDDPDEVEPLVLRRYLAALLDGDYARASVARKAASVRSFFGWLVRQGLVHSDPSAALGTPRSGRVLPRVLRADQARALLDAPDPTTPMGLRDRALLELLYASGARVSEAVGLDTDGVDLVAASALLHGKGDKQRLVPLGEPACRALERWLSGGRPDVLAASAAGTATAAVFLNTRGERLSPRGAYSVVARAAQEAGLGTVGPHTLRHSYATHLLEGGADLRSVQELLGHVALSTTQNYTHLSREHLRASYEHAHPRA